A DNA window from Vigna angularis cultivar LongXiaoDou No.4 chromosome 1, ASM1680809v1, whole genome shotgun sequence contains the following coding sequences:
- the LOC108322707 gene encoding GATA transcription factor 21 yields the protein MIPAYRHSSVIPLDLNEDQNHELFTPTYHAYPSFSYLSSSYPVLFSPPDQEDGSHSWEPTKHLSGHEEAEKINPTMGSWDHSVAQSELKVTVCKQKERSEDHEAAAEDGSVKLMSSKMRMMQKMMGSDQTGAYIEDSTVNKFEDEKQPLSPLGTDNSSSNNCSNHSNNTVRVCADCHTTKTPLWRSGPRGPKSLCNACGIRQRKARRAMAAAASGNGTVIFETEKSVKGNKLQKKEKKARTQGAPQMKKKRKHGVGAKPSQSRNKFGFEDLTLRLRKSLAMHQVFPQDEKEAAILLMALSYGLVHG from the exons ATGATTCCAGCCTATCGCCACTCTTCTGTGATTCCTCTGGATCTTAATGAAGATCAAAACCATGAGCTCTTCACTCCCACTTATCATGCTTacccttctttttcttatctatCTTCATCATATCCCGTCCTCTTCAGCCCTCCAGATCAAGAAGATGGATCACACTCCTGGGAACCAACAAAGCACTTATCAGGTCATGAAGAG GCTGAGAAGATTAACCCTACCATGGGATCATGGGATCACTCGGTTGCACAAAGTGAGCTCAAGGTGACAGTTTGCAAGCAGAAAGAGAGGAGTGAAGATCACGAAGCAGCTGCTGAGGATGGTTCGGTGAAgttgatgtcttcaaagatgagaaTGATGCAGAAGATGATGGGGTCCGATCAAACTGGTGCATATATAGAAGACAGCACTGTGAATAAGTTTGAAGATGAGAAGCAACCATTATCACCGCTTGGAACTGATAACAGCAGCAGCAACAACTGTTCAAACCACAGTAACAACACTGTTAGGGTTTGTGCTGATTGCCACACCACTAAGACCCCTCTTTGGAGGAGTGGACCAAGAGGCCCCAAG TCACTATGCAACGCCTGTGGAATTCGACAGAGGAAGGCGAGACGAGCCATGGCAGCTGCAGCATCGGGAAATGGAACAGTGATTTTTGAAACTGAGAAGTCTGTGAAGGGAAACAAGTTgcagaagaaagagaagaaggcaAGAACTCAGGGTGCACCACAGATGAAAAAGAAGCGCAAGCATGGAGTTGGAGCAAAGCCATCTCAAAGCAGAAACAAGTTTGGTTTTGAGGATTTGACATTACGCCTAAGAAAGAGCTTGGCTATGCATCAAGTTTTCCCTCAGGACGAGAAGGAGGCTGCGATCCTTCTCATGGCTTTATCTTATGGCCTTGTTCACGGATGA